The Catharus ustulatus isolate bCatUst1 chromosome 15, bCatUst1.pri.v2, whole genome shotgun sequence genome has a window encoding:
- the THG1L gene encoding probable tRNA(His) guanylyltransferase isoform X1 produces the protein MLRCCRAGAAIAARCTPGSPRGLAMAKSKFEYVRDFEADDTVLPNCWIVVRLDGRNFHRFSEQHEFKKPNDDRALHLMTKCAQTVMQELEDIAIAYGQSDEYSFVFKKKSRWFKRRASKFMTHVVSQFSSSYVFYWKDYFKDQQLLYPPGFDGRIVLYPSNQNLKDYLSWRQADCHINNLYNTVFWMLVQRSGLTPVQAQERLRGTLAGDKNEILFSEFNINYNNEPLMYRKGTVLIWQKISEVITKKIKLPKEEEEKEVEVTRTKTKVVPLHCDIIGDQFWEEYPEILAEDS, from the exons ATGCTGCGCTGCTGCCGGGCGGGCGCGGCCATCGCTGCCCGCTGCACTCCGGGCTCCCCGCGCGGCCTCGCCATGGCCAAGAGCAAGTTCGAGTACGTGCGGGACTTCGAGGCGGACGACACGGTGCTGCCCAACTGCTGGATCGTGGTGCGGCTGGACGGCCGCAACTTCCACAG GTTTTCTGAGCAGCATGAATTCAAAAAGCCAAATGATGACCGTGCTCTGCATTTGATGACCAAGTGTGCCCAGACAGTGATGCAAGAACTGGAGGATATTGCTATTGCTTATGGACAGAGTGATGAAtatagttttgttttcaaaaagaagAGCAGATGGTTTAAAAGAAGAGCAAG TAAGTTCATGACTCATGTGGTGTCCCAGTTCTCCTCAAGTTACGTGTTCTATTGGAAGGATTACTTCAAGGACCAGCAGCTTCTGTACCCACCAGGATTTGATGGACGAATTGTGTTGTATCCCAGCAACCAGAATTTGAAGGACTACCTCAGCTGGAGGCAAGCAGACT GCCACATTAATAACCTTTATAATACAGTGTTCTGGATGCTTGTACAGCGGAGTGGTTTGACACCAGTGCAAGCACAGGAGAGGCTCCGG gGAACTTTGGCTGGAGATAAGAATGAAATCTTATTTTCTGAATTCAACATCAACTACAACAATGAACCTTTGATGTATAGAAAAGGAACTGTCCTAATATGGCAGAAG ATTAGTGAAGTCATcactaagaaaataaaactgccaaaggaagaagaagaaaaagaagtggaaGTGACCCGCACTAAGACTAAAGTTGTTCCCCTGCACTGTGACATCATTGGGGACCAGTTCTGGGAGGAATATCCTGAGATTCTGGCTGAGGACAGTTGA
- the THG1L gene encoding probable tRNA(His) guanylyltransferase isoform X2, producing MTHVVSQFSSSYVFYWKDYFKDQQLLYPPGFDGRIVLYPSNQNLKDYLSWRQADCHINNLYNTVFWMLVQRSGLTPVQAQERLRGTLAGDKNEILFSEFNINYNNEPLMYRKGTVLIWQKISEVITKKIKLPKEEEEKEVEVTRTKTKVVPLHCDIIGDQFWEEYPEILAEDS from the exons ATGACTCATGTGGTGTCCCAGTTCTCCTCAAGTTACGTGTTCTATTGGAAGGATTACTTCAAGGACCAGCAGCTTCTGTACCCACCAGGATTTGATGGACGAATTGTGTTGTATCCCAGCAACCAGAATTTGAAGGACTACCTCAGCTGGAGGCAAGCAGACT GCCACATTAATAACCTTTATAATACAGTGTTCTGGATGCTTGTACAGCGGAGTGGTTTGACACCAGTGCAAGCACAGGAGAGGCTCCGG gGAACTTTGGCTGGAGATAAGAATGAAATCTTATTTTCTGAATTCAACATCAACTACAACAATGAACCTTTGATGTATAGAAAAGGAACTGTCCTAATATGGCAGAAG ATTAGTGAAGTCATcactaagaaaataaaactgccaaaggaagaagaagaaaaagaagtggaaGTGACCCGCACTAAGACTAAAGTTGTTCCCCTGCACTGTGACATCATTGGGGACCAGTTCTGGGAGGAATATCCTGAGATTCTGGCTGAGGACAGTTGA
- the LSM11 gene encoding LOW QUALITY PROTEIN: U7 snRNA-associated Sm-like protein LSm11 (The sequence of the model RefSeq protein was modified relative to this genomic sequence to represent the inferred CDS: deleted 1 base in 1 codon), which produces MEEDEASAAGTEPRGSRHRSPSPGLLDVSSSRFDPLLALYSPRTPLPFPAAPCFNNLAEYESFQRGLRRPPGRRAAPARRGAPAARASRRGRPAADPERIQRLRSLMVNASPEQEGAEGGTATRRRRAPRNVLTRMPLHEGSPLGELHRCVRDGVRINVHIRTFKGLRGVCTGFLVAFDKFWNMALTDVDETYRKPVMGKAFYAEPQLSLTRLFDRLRLQESSGKKGADSKTVSEELALTNDSRTLSLKAGSGRGRAEEERERQKHLGRAGEKKTPGDRSAADVGSRTAHTEGAGAGGAQARSQSRRRRRPKVDYQQVFTRHINQIFIRGENVLLVHLAH; this is translated from the exons ATGGAGGAGGACGAGGCGAGCGCGGCGGGCACGGAGCCGCGGGGCTCCCGCCACCGCTCGCCCAGCCCCGGCCTCCTGGACGTGAGCTCCAGCCGCTTCGACCCGCTGCTGGCGCTCTACTCGCCGCGCACGCCGCTGCCCTTCCCCGCCGCGCCCTGCTTCAACAACCTCGCCGAGTACGAGAGCTTCCAGCGCGGCCtgcgccgcccgcccggccgccgcgccgcccccgcccgccgcggtGCCCCCGCCGCCCGCGCGTCCCgccggggccggcccgccgcCGACCCCGAGCGCATCCAGCGCCTCCGCAGCCTCATGGTCAACGCGAGCCCCGAGCAGGAGGGGGCTGAAGGCGGAACGGCGACGCGGAGGCGGCGGGCACCGCGAAATGTCCTCACCAGGATGCCCC TCCACGAAGGCAGCCCACTGGGGGAGCTCCACCGCTGTGTCCGGGATGGCGTCAGAATTAACGTCCACATCCGCACCTTCAAAGGGCTGAGGGGAGTCTGCACTGGCTTCTTGGTTGCATTTGACAAATTCTGGAATATG gCTCTGACAGATGTGGATGAGACTTACAGGAAACCAGTAATGGGCAAAGCCTTCTATGCAGAACCTCAGCTCTCACTGACCCGA CTGTTTGACAGGCTCAGGCTGCAGGAATCCTCGGGGAAGAAGGGAGCTGACTCAAAGACTGTCTCAGAGGAGCTGGCCCTGACAAATGACTCTCGGACGCTGAGTTTGAAAGCCGGATCTGGACGAGGGAGAGCAGAAGAGGAGCGTGAGAGGCAGAAACActtgggcagagctggagagaagAAGACCCCAGGTGACAGAAGTGCAGCTGATGTGGGCAGCAGGACTGCCCACACAGAGGGGGCCGGTGCTGGTGGGGCCCAAGCGAGGAGCCAGTCCCGGAGGAGAAGGCGG CCCAAGGTGGATTATCAGCAGGTGTTCACACGCCACATAAACCAGATCTTTATTCGAGGAGAGAATGTCTTGCTTGTCCATTTAGCACATTGA